A stretch of the Filimonas lacunae genome encodes the following:
- a CDS encoding SusC/RagA family TonB-linked outer membrane protein, giving the protein MQFNTLCNRLLHAVIYQQLPAGIYHREESRFMAKTVKIMKLTTVLLLAFCLHVSAKVSPQSISFKGKDVKLEKAFAEIKAQTGYLVIGNKKLLNNAGTVTISAEKMPLKQFLDLLLKNQGLQYSIEAQTIIVSAKPAVPATPPAGYAPVEYMAPPPPIKVIGYLLRQDGRDALVGATVQVKGTKSGVSTDNQGKFTLDANEGDLLVITYVGFETRVVTVKGPNMGVIYLSASQNQLDETVVMAYGTTTRRYNTGNIARVTAEDIAKQPVTNPLLALQGRMAGVQVTQANGVTGSKVTLQVRGQNFIGTSTIGRNDPLYVIDGVPFPSTAINRSISGSSAVDGATGETSPFNVLNPANIESIEILKDADASAIYGSRAANGVILITTKKGKAGKTTFSANVWTGRSVVGHTPQMLSTQEYRTIRKIAFANDGVTPTTTNAPDLLVWDSTKTNDFYDKFIGGTMTTTDANGSLSGGDARNKFLLSASYHKENTVFVNDQGYKRASVMFNNDHTSLDGKFNVNASVQYSSDVNNLSYLDPTSYAYVLAPNYPLYNANGTLNWTMANPLGYLNASYKASSNNLSGRALFRYTIIPGLDIKTSLGYNKMTTDQVRLTPTTYYNPTFNVTSGTGSFSNYTQESFIIEPQATYSTVIGQGRLNVLAGGTWQNTKGKMPFNLSTSGYTSDDNLSDPQAATSRSVSVSSNQYLYASLFGRVTYNWKNKYIVNGAVRRDGSSRFGPDKRFGNFGSIGAAWLFSEENFAKAIPALSFGKLRGSYGVAGNDQTGDYLYTAFYTTTTAYGATSAIVPSGIANPRIQWEVNRKMELATELGFLKDRILFNAAWYRNRSNSQLVSYTLSPQSGFTSYTANMPALVENSGWEFSATTININKGKLKYTTTVNITLPRNKLVYYPDLTQGAASTLAASYAQGYPLTSSFLYKYLGDDPVTGLPTFQDANKDGRFTNGIFDNGRGDYLYAGNTAPQFFGGLNNSLTYKNFQLDVFIQFTKQKGRSIAATAYNPPGNAAYFNYSRDMIISYLGTPDKWAGNKKITQGYGDAYTAFGRWVASDANFVDASFVRLKSVNLSYTLPAELLKKWHMQTIRLYMQAQNLFTITGYKGFDPETKSISLPPLRTITAGIQLTL; this is encoded by the coding sequence ATGCAATTTAACACTCTTTGTAACCGGCTGCTTCATGCTGTAATTTATCAGCAGTTACCCGCAGGTATTTACCACAGGGAAGAAAGCCGGTTTATGGCCAAAACGGTGAAAATTATGAAATTGACCACTGTACTGCTTTTAGCTTTCTGCTTACATGTGAGTGCAAAGGTGTCTCCTCAAAGCATCAGCTTTAAAGGGAAAGATGTGAAACTGGAGAAGGCTTTTGCTGAAATTAAGGCCCAGACGGGCTACCTGGTTATTGGCAATAAAAAGCTATTGAACAATGCCGGAACTGTAACTATTTCTGCTGAAAAAATGCCGTTGAAACAATTCCTGGATCTGTTGTTGAAAAACCAGGGGCTGCAATATTCTATTGAAGCACAAACTATTATTGTATCGGCAAAGCCAGCTGTGCCTGCTACACCTCCTGCCGGCTATGCCCCAGTTGAATATATGGCTCCGCCTCCGCCAATCAAAGTAATTGGTTACTTATTGCGTCAGGACGGTAGAGATGCATTGGTGGGTGCTACGGTGCAGGTGAAAGGCACTAAATCGGGTGTTAGCACTGATAATCAGGGTAAGTTTACCCTTGATGCCAATGAAGGCGATCTGCTGGTGATTACTTATGTAGGTTTTGAAACCAGAGTGGTAACTGTAAAAGGCCCTAATATGGGAGTTATTTACCTGTCTGCTTCTCAAAACCAGCTGGATGAAACGGTAGTAATGGCCTATGGCACTACTACACGTCGTTATAACACTGGTAATATTGCACGTGTAACTGCAGAAGATATAGCCAAGCAACCTGTTACTAACCCTTTACTGGCTTTACAGGGCCGTATGGCAGGCGTACAGGTTACCCAGGCTAATGGTGTAACCGGTTCTAAGGTAACCTTGCAGGTGCGTGGCCAAAACTTTATTGGCACCTCTACTATTGGTCGGAATGATCCTTTATATGTAATTGATGGTGTTCCTTTCCCTTCTACTGCTATTAATAGATCTATCAGTGGTTCAAGCGCTGTGGATGGCGCCACTGGTGAAACCAGCCCCTTTAATGTGCTGAACCCTGCCAATATAGAGAGTATTGAAATATTGAAAGATGCGGATGCTTCGGCTATCTATGGATCCCGTGCTGCCAATGGTGTTATCTTAATTACTACCAAAAAAGGCAAAGCCGGTAAAACTACTTTCAGTGCCAATGTGTGGACAGGTCGTTCAGTAGTAGGCCATACCCCTCAAATGCTTTCTACGCAGGAGTACAGAACTATACGCAAAATAGCCTTTGCCAATGATGGTGTAACCCCTACCACTACTAATGCTCCTGATTTACTGGTGTGGGATTCTACCAAAACAAATGATTTCTACGACAAGTTTATTGGTGGTACCATGACAACTACCGATGCCAACGGCTCTTTATCAGGTGGTGATGCCAGGAATAAATTCTTATTAAGTGCCTCTTATCATAAAGAGAATACCGTGTTTGTGAACGATCAGGGATATAAGCGTGCTTCTGTGATGTTCAACAACGATCATACTTCTCTGGATGGCAAGTTCAATGTAAATGCCTCTGTACAGTATTCTTCCGATGTGAACAACCTTTCTTATCTGGATCCTACTTCTTATGCATATGTGTTAGCGCCTAACTATCCTTTATATAATGCCAATGGTACTTTAAACTGGACTATGGCTAACCCGCTGGGTTATTTAAATGCTTCTTATAAAGCCAGCTCCAATAACCTGAGTGGTCGTGCCTTATTCCGCTATACCATTATTCCAGGCCTGGATATTAAAACCAGTCTTGGATATAATAAAATGACCACCGACCAGGTGAGGTTAACTCCCACTACTTACTATAACCCTACCTTCAACGTTACCAGCGGTACGGGTAGCTTCTCCAATTACACCCAGGAAAGCTTTATTATAGAGCCCCAGGCTACTTATTCTACCGTTATCGGGCAAGGACGTTTAAATGTATTGGCTGGCGGTACCTGGCAGAATACAAAGGGCAAAATGCCGTTTAACCTGTCTACATCAGGATATACTTCTGATGATAACCTGTCCGATCCGCAGGCCGCTACTTCACGTAGTGTCAGTGTTTCCAGCAACCAGTACCTATATGCCTCCCTGTTTGGCCGTGTTACATATAACTGGAAAAACAAGTACATTGTTAATGGTGCGGTAAGAAGAGATGGATCTTCGAGGTTTGGTCCGGACAAGCGCTTTGGAAACTTTGGTTCTATTGGTGCTGCCTGGTTATTCTCCGAAGAAAATTTTGCGAAAGCCATTCCAGCTTTAAGCTTTGGTAAACTGCGCGGTAGCTATGGTGTAGCTGGTAACGACCAAACGGGTGATTATCTATACACTGCTTTCTACACCACCACTACTGCTTATGGCGCCACTTCTGCTATTGTGCCTTCCGGTATAGCCAATCCCCGGATACAATGGGAAGTGAATCGTAAGATGGAACTGGCTACAGAGCTGGGCTTTTTGAAAGACCGTATTTTATTCAATGCTGCCTGGTATCGCAACCGCAGTAACAGTCAGCTGGTAAGCTACACGTTAAGTCCGCAGTCAGGCTTTACCAGCTATACCGCCAATATGCCTGCATTGGTAGAAAACTCCGGCTGGGAATTTTCCGCTACTACTATTAATATCAACAAGGGCAAGCTGAAGTACACTACTACTGTAAACATTACCCTGCCACGTAATAAGCTGGTGTATTATCCCGATTTAACCCAGGGGGCTGCTTCTACCTTAGCGGCTTCTTATGCCCAGGGGTATCCTTTAACCAGTTCCTTTTTGTATAAGTACCTGGGCGATGATCCTGTTACAGGATTGCCTACTTTCCAGGACGCTAATAAAGATGGAAGGTTTACTAATGGTATTTTTGATAATGGGAGAGGTGATTATCTATATGCAGGAAATACAGCTCCCCAATTTTTCGGTGGTTTAAATAACAGCCTTACTTATAAAAATTTCCAACTGGATGTGTTTATTCAGTTTACCAAGCAAAAAGGGCGTAGCATTGCGGCTACTGCTTATAACCCTCCGGGCAATGCTGCTTACTTTAACTACTCGCGTGATATGATTATCAGTTACCTGGGCACCCCTGATAAGTGGGCGGGTAATAAGAAAATTACACAAGGCTATGGCGATGCATATACTGCTTTTGGCCGTTGGGTGGCTTCAGATGCCAATTTTGTAGATGCGTCTTTTGTAAGATTAAAGAGTGTAAATCTGTCGTATACTTTACCGGCAGAACTTTTAAAAAAATGGCATATGCAAACGATAAGACTGTATATGCAGGCGCAGAACCTGTTTACTATTACTGGTTATAAAGGCTTTGATCCCGAAACCAAATCTATTTCACTGCCTCCGCTTCGTACTATTACAGCGGGTATTCAATTAACATTATAA
- a CDS encoding FecR family protein: MINKERAIYLIEKSFSATLTEAEKADFEDWLISGANREEYVSLVTTLLLQHPETVAYNETYWQPVLDKVLEADRTKEAAPVRTLYSRFRNRIWAAAAVLAILLTGGLFLLVRNKPATSGLQVNLAKIAPGHKGALLTLANGKVVELDSLPNGVVATDKGTVITLQNGQLVYSNTADNKGEIAYNTISTPLGRQFELNLPDGSKVWLNAGSSLHYPVVFEGKDRRVEITGEAYFEVAAKAGVPFIVEAPGNNTIEVLGTEFNINAYANEAKAATTLISGAVRVNAGKQALQLQPGQQALVSAAKEVELNNHPDIAQVTAWKNGVFNFENQKLEVVMRQLARWYNIEVAYAGAVPNIEFFGEMGKNLNLLQVLQVLEKSGVKFTMNEDNKLIVMP; this comes from the coding sequence ATGATTAATAAGGAAAGAGCAATATATCTGATCGAAAAAAGCTTTTCAGCCACACTTACAGAGGCTGAAAAAGCGGATTTTGAAGATTGGCTTATATCCGGCGCTAACCGTGAGGAATATGTGAGTTTGGTAACCACTCTGTTATTACAACATCCGGAAACGGTTGCTTATAACGAAACTTACTGGCAACCGGTGCTGGATAAAGTACTGGAAGCCGACAGAACTAAAGAAGCGGCACCTGTACGCACGTTATACAGCCGTTTTCGTAATCGTATATGGGCGGCAGCGGCCGTGCTGGCTATATTATTAACAGGGGGCTTATTCCTTCTGGTGCGTAATAAACCTGCTACAAGTGGCTTACAAGTAAACCTGGCTAAAATAGCGCCAGGCCATAAAGGTGCCTTGCTAACATTGGCTAATGGCAAAGTGGTGGAGCTGGATAGCTTGCCTAATGGGGTTGTGGCTACTGACAAGGGAACGGTTATTACACTGCAAAACGGACAACTGGTATATAGCAACACAGCTGATAATAAAGGAGAGATTGCTTATAATACTATTAGTACTCCATTGGGGCGCCAGTTTGAATTGAACCTGCCTGATGGTAGTAAAGTATGGCTGAATGCAGGTTCTTCTTTGCATTACCCGGTAGTGTTTGAGGGTAAGGATAGAAGGGTAGAGATAACAGGCGAAGCTTATTTCGAAGTAGCTGCTAAAGCAGGAGTCCCTTTTATAGTAGAAGCCCCGGGTAATAATACTATAGAAGTGTTGGGTACTGAGTTTAATATTAATGCCTATGCCAATGAGGCTAAAGCAGCCACTACATTAATCTCGGGAGCTGTACGTGTAAATGCCGGAAAGCAGGCGTTGCAATTGCAGCCTGGCCAGCAGGCATTGGTAAGTGCAGCTAAGGAAGTAGAATTGAATAATCACCCTGATATAGCACAGGTAACTGCCTGGAAAAACGGAGTGTTCAATTTTGAGAATCAGAAACTGGAAGTGGTAATGCGTCAACTGGCCCGCTGGTACAATATAGAAGTAGCATACGCAGGAGCTGTACCTAATATTGAGTTTTTTGGCGAGATGGGTAAAAACCTGAACCTGCTACAGGTGTTGCAGGTATTGGAAAAATCGGGTGTGAAGTTTACTATGAATGAAGATAACAAACTGATTGTAATGCCTTAA
- a CDS encoding TolC family protein, with protein MKQYILLFFILVTCVFSRVSAQQLFTADDFIQWVKQFHPVARQANLQVNKAEAELTSARGGFDPTVGLNASRKTFDGKNYYYYTNPELKIPTPIGIDIKTGLENNGGNYITSEVTKGQTSYLGVEVPVGKGLLFDKRRAVLQQAKIYVNQSEQERLSMLNDLLFDAYVSYWQWAGAYQLYSMYTRYIEVAGNRLRLLRTAYNNGDKAMMDTLEAYTQIQGYRMNQTEALLKLNNASLELSNYLWLQNDSAVMLPDHFRPDTLQFASEKDVSAVEDLVSQALEKHPDLRSYQFKLDGLEVERRLKFQSLLPYINLKANLLNKDYYVLKNVSGTMLENNYKWGIELKMPLLLREGRGDYRKAKLKIQETSLQLENKRWQLSNKIRSYYNEYTLLQQQLGTTSSMYRNYQALLKNEELKFSQGESSLFVINSRESKLIELLQKQTELRVKYLKSAYAVSWAAGMLQ; from the coding sequence ATGAAGCAATATATATTGTTGTTTTTTATACTGGTTACTTGTGTATTTAGTAGGGTTAGTGCCCAGCAATTGTTCACTGCAGATGATTTTATCCAATGGGTAAAGCAATTTCACCCGGTAGCCCGCCAGGCTAATTTGCAGGTGAACAAGGCTGAGGCGGAACTTACCAGTGCGCGTGGGGGCTTCGATCCTACGGTAGGCTTAAACGCCAGCCGAAAAACCTTTGATGGCAAAAACTATTATTACTATACCAACCCCGAGCTGAAAATACCAACACCTATTGGTATAGATATTAAAACCGGTTTGGAAAACAATGGAGGTAATTATATTACCTCCGAAGTTACCAAGGGGCAAACCAGTTACCTGGGAGTTGAAGTGCCGGTGGGTAAAGGCTTATTGTTTGATAAGCGCAGGGCTGTTTTGCAGCAGGCTAAAATATACGTGAATCAAAGTGAGCAGGAACGTTTAAGTATGTTGAACGATCTGTTGTTCGATGCCTATGTAAGCTACTGGCAGTGGGCGGGAGCTTACCAGTTATACAGCATGTATACCCGTTATATTGAAGTGGCCGGTAACCGTTTACGTTTATTACGCACTGCCTATAATAATGGCGATAAAGCTATGATGGATACGCTGGAAGCTTATACGCAAATACAGGGCTACCGTATGAACCAGACCGAAGCCTTGCTAAAGCTGAACAACGCATCACTGGAACTGAGCAATTATCTGTGGTTGCAAAACGACAGTGCGGTAATGTTGCCAGACCATTTCAGGCCTGATACTTTGCAATTTGCTTCGGAAAAGGATGTGTCGGCTGTGGAAGATCTGGTGTCACAGGCGCTGGAAAAGCATCCTGATTTGCGCAGCTACCAGTTTAAGCTGGATGGGCTGGAAGTGGAAAGGCGTTTGAAGTTTCAAAGCCTGTTACCTTATATTAATCTGAAAGCCAATCTGCTGAACAAAGATTATTATGTGTTGAAGAATGTGAGCGGCACTATGCTGGAGAATAACTACAAATGGGGTATCGAATTAAAGATGCCGCTGTTGTTACGGGAAGGAAGGGGAGATTACAGAAAGGCCAAACTGAAGATACAGGAAACTAGTCTACAGCTGGAAAACAAACGCTGGCAGTTAAGCAACAAAATACGTTCGTACTATAACGAGTATACTTTATTACAACAGCAGCTGGGAACAACCAGTAGCATGTATCGTAATTACCAGGCTTTGTTAAAGAACGAAGAACTGAAATTTTCGCAAGGTGAAAGCAGTTTGTTTGTGATTAATAGTCGCGAAAGCAAGCTGATTGAATTGCTGCAAAAGCAAACCGAGTTACGCGTAAAGTACCTGAAATCAGCTTACGCCGTATCGTGGGCCGCGGGTATGTTGCAGTAA
- a CDS encoding HlyD family secretion protein, with protein sequence MEKFITANIEETLPGSKWQAFGKIYRIRHKSNIKQWLLGVLVVLIIVMFLPWTQNIRAKGTVTTLRQEQRPQEINTVIAGRVEKWYVKEGDFVQAGDTLLRLGEVKVDYFDPELLPRTKQQITAKQQSIEGYKNKANTAVTQAKALAQGRELKLQSLENKLQQQYLKVISDSTDLIAVENELSVYKRQIAAAQLMLDSGSISLVDFEKRKVGYQNASAKRISSQNKLAQSRQELIALRIEMNSAVQEYTDKISKAEGDRYSSLSSVASTEADVAKLQNAYASYDIRNKLYYIIAPQSGQITKARKEGIGEMVKEGDMIVEIVPDHVQYAVEMYVAPMDLPLMDTGQKVRFIFDGFPAIVFSGWPSSSYGTFAGRVSAVETSVSYNGKFRVLVTEDPSEKKWPSLLRMGGGANGIALLKDVPVYFELWRNINGFPPEYYKPSAVKEKDGGGKKDK encoded by the coding sequence ATGGAAAAATTTATTACTGCTAATATAGAAGAAACGTTGCCTGGCAGTAAGTGGCAGGCATTTGGAAAAATTTACCGTATCCGCCATAAAAGCAATATCAAACAATGGTTGCTGGGAGTGTTGGTGGTATTAATTATTGTAATGTTTTTGCCCTGGACGCAGAACATCCGCGCCAAGGGAACGGTGACCACCCTGCGCCAGGAGCAGCGTCCGCAGGAGATAAACACGGTGATAGCAGGACGTGTGGAGAAGTGGTATGTAAAAGAAGGTGATTTTGTACAGGCGGGTGATACCCTGCTGCGGTTGGGGGAAGTAAAGGTCGATTATTTCGATCCTGAATTACTGCCCCGTACAAAGCAACAGATCACTGCCAAGCAGCAAAGTATTGAAGGGTATAAGAACAAAGCCAATACTGCCGTAACACAGGCCAAAGCGCTTGCCCAGGGACGTGAATTAAAACTGCAGTCACTGGAAAACAAGTTGCAGCAACAGTATTTGAAAGTGATCAGTGATAGTACAGACCTGATAGCAGTAGAAAATGAGCTGAGTGTATACAAACGCCAGATTGCCGCCGCACAGCTGATGCTGGACAGTGGCTCTATATCGCTGGTGGATTTTGAAAAGCGTAAAGTGGGTTACCAGAATGCAAGCGCTAAGCGCATCAGCAGTCAGAATAAACTGGCTCAAAGCAGACAGGAATTAATAGCGCTGCGTATTGAAATGAACAGTGCAGTGCAGGAGTATACCGATAAAATATCCAAGGCAGAAGGGGATCGGTATTCTTCATTAAGCAGTGTTGCGAGCACAGAGGCTGATGTGGCTAAGCTGCAGAATGCTTATGCCAGCTACGATATCCGTAATAAACTGTATTATATAATAGCTCCCCAAAGCGGCCAAATAACCAAGGCACGTAAAGAAGGTATTGGTGAGATGGTGAAGGAGGGGGATATGATTGTGGAGATTGTGCCTGACCATGTACAATATGCGGTGGAAATGTATGTGGCGCCTATGGATTTGCCGTTGATGGATACCGGACAGAAGGTGCGTTTCATCTTTGATGGGTTTCCGGCTATCGTGTTCAGTGGCTGGCCCTCCAGCAGCTATGGCACTTTTGCGGGGCGTGTGTCGGCTGTAGAAACTTCAGTTAGCTATAACGGTAAGTTCCGGGTATTGGTTACGGAAGATCCGTCTGAGAAAAAGTGGCCTTCCCTGTTGCGCATGGGTGGTGGTGCTAATGGTATAGCACTACTGAAAGATGTGCCGGTGTACTTTGAATTATGGCGGAATATTAACGGCTTCCCACCAGAGTATTATAAACCTTCTGCTGTAAAAGAAAAAGACGGCGGTGGCAAAAAAGACAAATAA
- a CDS encoding peptidase domain-containing ABC transporter encodes MATDKISIGKSFLRFYNILRLDKKDVTAIYILAILAGLLQLSVPLGVQTIISFVMAGSFSTSIAVLIIMVVLGVLFNGLLQVRQLQVIEKMQQKIFLRYSFEFSDRLPKLNVEKLDSYYLPELVNRFFDTVSLQKGLEKLLLDLPAAVIQVLFGVLLLSFYHPVFIAFGALLLIIVIIILRLTSPRGLASALQASDYKYHVAAWLEETARVIRTFKYAKSTSMHIEKTDKLVSGYLDSRTRYFHVLLTQFWSLISFKVIITAAMLLVGAVLLVNQQINIGQFIAADIVILAIISSVEKIILSLDKVYDALVSVEKLGKIVDADTEEGGSIVLADNNKGVQVRFTDAGFSYPNGSKALEKVNLTVPAGTLVHIAGASGSGKSTLLRMLTGNYKNFTGSVLIDEVPVGNYNLDSLRSQTGILLSSQDIFQGTLLENITLGNAIAMEEITALAAKTGLDQFVRSNKEGYDVILDPTGKRLSHHVRQNILLVRALLGKHRLLLLEEPFAHLDEECRKQMLALIKSESNATVFIASEDESLSDSCHMVVRMNKGTIQNNPA; translated from the coding sequence ATGGCAACAGACAAAATTTCGATTGGCAAATCCTTCCTTCGGTTTTATAATATACTGCGGCTGGACAAAAAGGATGTAACGGCCATTTACATACTGGCTATACTGGCCGGGTTACTGCAATTATCGGTGCCGCTGGGCGTACAAACGATTATTAGTTTTGTAATGGCAGGCTCTTTCTCCACCTCCATTGCAGTGTTAATTATCATGGTAGTGCTGGGGGTGCTTTTTAATGGTCTGCTACAGGTGAGGCAGTTACAGGTAATAGAAAAGATGCAGCAGAAAATTTTTCTGCGCTATTCTTTTGAGTTCAGCGACAGACTGCCTAAACTGAATGTGGAAAAACTGGATAGTTATTACCTGCCCGAGCTGGTAAACCGTTTTTTCGACACCGTTTCGCTGCAAAAAGGACTGGAAAAGCTATTGCTGGATTTACCAGCTGCAGTAATACAGGTGCTTTTTGGTGTGTTGCTGTTGTCGTTCTATCACCCGGTATTTATTGCATTCGGCGCTTTACTGCTCATTATTGTTATTATTATCCTGCGCTTAACTTCTCCGCGTGGTTTGGCTTCTGCTTTACAGGCCAGCGATTATAAATATCATGTAGCTGCCTGGCTGGAAGAAACAGCAAGGGTGATACGCACTTTCAAGTACGCGAAAAGCACTTCCATGCACATTGAAAAAACAGACAAGCTGGTAAGTGGTTATCTCGATTCGCGCACACGCTACTTTCATGTGTTGCTTACCCAGTTCTGGAGTCTTATCAGCTTTAAAGTGATTATTACAGCAGCTATGTTGCTGGTGGGTGCTGTGCTGCTGGTAAATCAACAGATTAACATAGGACAGTTTATTGCTGCTGATATTGTGATACTGGCTATCATCAGCTCTGTAGAAAAAATTATTCTGAGCCTGGATAAAGTATACGATGCATTGGTGTCGGTAGAGAAATTAGGCAAAATAGTGGATGCAGATACAGAAGAGGGTGGATCAATCGTACTCGCGGATAACAATAAAGGAGTGCAGGTTCGTTTCACAGATGCCGGGTTCTCTTATCCCAACGGCAGCAAGGCATTAGAAAAAGTTAATCTTACTGTGCCCGCTGGTACCCTTGTTCACATTGCGGGGGCCAGTGGCAGTGGTAAGAGCACTTTGTTGCGCATGCTTACCGGTAACTATAAAAATTTTACCGGAAGCGTATTGATTGATGAAGTGCCGGTAGGCAATTATAACCTGGACAGCCTGCGTTCTCAAACAGGTATTTTATTAAGCAGTCAGGATATTTTCCAGGGCACATTGTTAGAAAATATAACGCTGGGTAATGCTATTGCTATGGAAGAGATTACAGCACTGGCTGCTAAAACCGGGCTGGATCAGTTTGTACGTTCTAATAAAGAGGGATATGATGTAATACTGGACCCTACGGGTAAACGCTTATCGCACCATGTAAGGCAAAACATCCTGCTGGTAAGGGCATTGTTGGGTAAACACAGGTTGTTGCTGCTGGAAGAGCCGTTTGCGCATCTGGATGAAGAGTGCAGAAAGCAGATGTTGGCACTGATAAAATCCGAAAGCAACGCTACGGTGTTTATTGCTTCAGAGGATGAAAGTCTTTCAGATAGCTGCCATATGGTAGTGCGTATGAATAAAGGAACCATTCAAAACAACCCTGCATAA